A window of Candidatus Woesearchaeota archaeon genomic DNA:
CAGGCTTGTCGAGCCGACCCTTGAGGAGGCCTTCCTGAAGATAATGCGCAAGGATGCCGGAGGGAAAAAATGATAGCCTTCCTCAACCGCGTCTATTCGCAGGTTTACAAGAACATCCTTGTGATGTGGAGGAATTATTTCAGGCTTTTTGATGTCACAGTCTGGCCTTTGATACTCCTGTTTTCAATAACCCTGTTCGTCAATTTTGTGCAGGGGGATGCAAGCATTGTGGCAATGGTCATCCTTGGCGTCACAGGATGGAGGGCGGTGTACCACATGCAGATAGACATGACAACAAGCTACATGGAGGAATACTGGAGCCATTCCCTCAACCATTTTTTGATATCCCCTCTCCGCATGGTTGAATTTATCCTGGGCAACATAATCACCGGCCTGCTGAAATTTTTCTTTGTGCTTGCCCTGTATCTCATAATCGGCAAGCTCATATTCGCATTTTCAATTGCAAACATGTGGCTATTTGTCCTTGGAATATTCTCCCTGTCTATTTTTGGCATTGCCATTGGAATGTTAAGCATGGGGATCATTATCATTTACCACGAAAATGCCTATACAGCATCCTACATCATCCCTGACCTGCTGGTCTTGCTGTCCGGAGTGTATTATCCAATCTCTATTTTTCCGGAAGCTGTCCAGTCAATTGTAAAGTTCATACCGGCTGTTTACGGGTTTGACATCCTGAAAAGCATCATCGGCCTTGCCGAGGTGAATTATGCAATGCTGATAGCCACAACTTTAATCTGGCTTGCCGCGTCTCTTCTTTTTTTCTCAGCCTGCTATCGCTATGCCAGGAAAAATGGAAAGCTCGGCAGGATGAGCTAAATGCCATTTGTCCGTTTCCCTGCCTTTCCTTTCACGCTCAACAATTGTTAATGGATACATTTTAATACTACCTCAAATTCAAGCTTTACAAGATTTGTAAATATTAAAAATAAGACGGCAGGCCCGGAAAAACCTGCCATGTTGGAGGGATGGAAATGGTGAAAGTGAACTTATGGAATGTCCTGATTGTCATTGTGCTTGTGCTGACGCTGGCAAACCTGGCGATGACATATAATGTCTATTCCAGGATAACCAAGGGAGAGGCAGGCTTTCCCACGGAGAAAAAAGGCTCAACTGAATCGCAAATATTGCTGATGGATGATGACCCTGTAATGGGCGATGATTCAGCCCCTGTGACAATAGTGATGTACTCTGACCCTTCATGCCCGTTCTGCGCAGCAGTTGCAGGCGCGCCAAGCATGGTGAGCTATATGAAAGGAAGGGATGCCAGCTGGGAGCCTTCCATGCCTAATATTGAAAAGG
This region includes:
- a CDS encoding ABC transporter permease, with the protein product MIAFLNRVYSQVYKNILVMWRNYFRLFDVTVWPLILLFSITLFVNFVQGDASIVAMVILGVTGWRAVYHMQIDMTTSYMEEYWSHSLNHFLISPLRMVEFILGNIITGLLKFFFVLALYLIIGKLIFAFSIANMWLFVLGIFSLSIFGIAIGMLSMGIIIIYHENAYTASYIIPDLLVLLSGVYYPISIFPEAVQSIVKFIPAVYGFDILKSIIGLAEVNYAMLIATTLIWLAASLLFFSACYRYARKNGKLGRMS